The following coding sequences are from one Schizosaccharomyces osmophilus chromosome 1, complete sequence window:
- the iqw1 gene encoding WD repeat protein, Iqw1, protein MSGISLSLRQLENREWLHRKVSRDIYGSPSWLTNIDLQRELSCHSSCINALNWSENGEYLLSGGDDTQLVIWDVYNNFEPLNVISTGHLHNIFSVKFLPHSNSRKVMSASGDNLVKLFDVELGNSSEVNKGIETQLRCWNCHLDSVKRIIPCDDGSTFLTCSEDGTVRQFDIREPHHCSQDHNCPSILVNYSSYRINLYAMSMSKSNPFYFVVGGTHPYAFLHDRRMVGKDQWKKNNSGDSLTRDTRCVRKFSPNGTYNSQGILDHHINCCEFGTANPNELLISWNSDYVYLFNINEDKAFEPTFERTEDSPRKLPAASKGARSSFRQNKSTHWFNAPSEASTPTARVLRSPYVTTQPRRHTFYQMYKNIQKLFTSQDNGLYESVASGYQNHMVHSIRYVKDAIYYMENYNYFIDTTHFNHDIRNQILHYWRACVSVLVLMDDKACLESNTIIQAGWGWIYDFMNWVIRYLLGISDHWALQMSSPPNEARQNFVLRDPDEHERVLFWSASEMIRGFARIDTNDLSSVRKFFWIHKVLRGCLDLISADINWGLLQPWDRDEPEEANNISSIDDSSYSESEHSMSHGEETDTYDDASEPENQSLDSGYTEMEIEDEFNNNNGDDLEDEDYTYVSENTEESEEESDEGPSLLSLRSKKRKSVEPNVPIQTHVKSYYGHCNVETVKDVNFFGLNDEYVMSGSDDGKFFIWDKESTSILAIIQGDSEVVNVLEGHPIFPTIAVSGIDSTIKIFSTENNPALGGSRNQTSNSYKIIAANEMNREQGSRDSYITSRMLSHLAYRAHMDDGFGNEVLDTNACTIM, encoded by the exons ATGTCTGGGATTTCCTTGTCTTTGCGTCAATTGGAAAACCGGGAATGGCTGCATCGAAAAG TTTCACGAGATATCTATGGTAGTCCATCTTGGCTGACAAACATTGATTTACAGAGGGAATTGAGTTGCCATTCAAGTTGTATAAATGCATTAAA CTGGTCAGAAAATGGAGAATACTTATTATCTGGCGGCGACGATACCCAATTGGTTATTTGGGATGTGTACAATAATTTTGAACCGCTTAATGTGATATCTACAGGACATTTACACAATATCTTTAGTGTCAAATTTCTCCCACACTCGAATAGTCGTAAGGTGATGTCTGCTAGTGGTGACAACCTTGTAAAGCTGTTCGATGTCGAGCTTGGTAATTCTTCTGAAGTCAACAAGGGTATAGAAACGCAATTGAGATGCTGGAATTGTCATTTGGATTCTGTGAAACGGATTATTCCCTGCGACGATGGATCCACTTTTTTGACGTGTAGCGAAGACGGGACAGTACGACAATTTGATATACGGGAACCGCATCATTGTAGTCAGGATCACAACTGTCCCTCTATTTTGGTCAATTATAGCTCTTACCGTATTAACCTATATGCCATGTCGATGTCAAAGTCCAATCCATTTTACTTTGTCGTTGGAGGTACTCATCCTTATGCTTTTCTGCATGACAGAAGAATGGTAGGAAAAGAccaatggaaaaaaaataattctGGTGATTCTTTAACACGCGACACGCGATGTGTTCGAAAATTTAGCCCTAACGGAACCTATAATTCTCAAGGAATACTTGACCATCATATTAATTGCTGTGAATTTGGTACCGCAAATCCAAATGAACTGCTGATTAGTTGGAACTCTGATTatgtatatttatttaatattaACGAAGATAAGGCGTTCGAGCCTACATTTGAAAGGACTGAGGATTCTCCACGGAAACTACCAGCAGCATCAAAAGGCGCGAGAAGCTCCTTtagacaaaacaaaagtacaCATTGGTTTAATGCTCCGTCTGAAGCATCCACTCCAACGGCAAGGGTTTTGCGTAGTCCGTATGTGACGACTCAGCCAAGACGGCATACGTTCTACCAAATGtataaaaatatacaaaaactttttacttCTCAAGACAACGGTCTTTATGAAAGCGTTGCGAGCGGTTATCAAAATCACATGGTCCATTCTATCCGTTATGTGAAGGATGCTATATATTATATGGAAAACTACAATTATTTTATAGATACAACGCATTTTAACCATGATATTCGTAATCAAATCTTGCATTACTGGAGGGCCTGCGTTTCAGTCCTTGTGCTCATGGACGACAAAGCATGTTTAGAATCAAATACAATAATACAAGCTGGTTGGGGATGGATTTATGATTTTATGAACTGGGTCATACGCTATCTCTTGGGAATAAGTGACCATTGGGCTTTACAAATGTCTTCTCCCCCAAACGAGGCTCGTCagaattttgttttacgcGATCCTGACGAACACGAGCGTGTTTTATTTTGGAGCGCATCGGAAATGATACGAGGCTTTGCAAGGATCGATACCAACGATTTATCTTCAGTTaggaaatttttttggatacaTAAAGTCCTTCGTGGCTGTCTGGATCTAATATCCGCCGATATTAATTGGGGTCTACTACAGCCATGGGATCGGGACGAGCCTGAAGAAGCAAACAATATATCAAGTATTGATGATTCTTCCTACTCTGAATCAGAACACTCCATGTCGCATGGGGAGGAAACGGATACTTATGATGACGCATCTGAGCCTGAGAATCAAAGTTTAGATTCAGGTTACACGGAAATGGAAATAGAGGATGaatttaataataataacGGTGACGATTTGGAAGATGAGGATTATACATACGTTAGCGAAAACACTGAGGAGAGTGAGGAGGAGTCAGACGAAGGCCCAAGTTTACTTTCACTTCGAtcgaaaaagagaaaatcCGTTGAACCGAATGTTCCTATTCAAACCCATGTTAAAAGTTATTATGGTCATTGCAATGTCGAGACG GTCAAAGAtgttaatttttttggattaaATGATGAATATGTCATGAGCGGTTCTGATGATggaaagttttttattt GGGATAAAGAGTCAACCTCAATACTTGCTATTATACAAGGAGATAGTGAAGTGGTGAATGTTTTAGAAGGGCATCCAATCTTCCCCACGATCGCAGTATCTGGAATTGATTCGACCATTAAGATATTCAGTACAGAAAACAATCCAGCGTTGGGTGGATCACGAAACCAAACTTCAAATAGCTACAAGATTATCGCGgcaaatgaaatgaatcgCGAGCAAGGGTCTCGAGATTCGTATATAACAAG CAGGATGCTCTCTCATCTAGCTTACCGTGCCCACATGGATGATGGCTTTGGAAATGAGGTATTAGACACGAATGCTTGTACAATTATgtaa